Proteins from a single region of Candidatus Binatia bacterium:
- a CDS encoding CHAT domain-containing protein, with translation MNGDGVQVRGVLFVRDLVNKDVTTLGNSLSDVHSNFDNPTAKELYLVAVSPILRFVKSNHLVIIPHGELSLLPFQVLEDPSNGSYLGERYAISYAPSATILSTLVTHPNVKEGKLLGVEGPGIPNAPQEVSHIAALYPGRHLVVDAESATKERVSSLVGGYSLIHFSVHGQFDASDPMLSFLLLTPGSSAENGRLTAAEMFALPLQRNSLVVLSACETGQVVVTSSNETLGMIQALLYAGATNVVLSDWAVNDESTQIWMETFYRQAQTHPAPEAARLALIAVRKKPEFHSPFFWGPFVMTGK, from the coding sequence ATTAACGGCGACGGCGTCCAGGTCCGCGGAGTCTTATTCGTTCGCGATCTCGTCAATAAAGACGTTACGACCCTTGGCAATAGCCTCAGCGACGTTCACTCAAACTTCGATAACCCAACCGCGAAAGAGCTCTACCTCGTCGCGGTTAGTCCCATTCTGAGGTTCGTCAAGAGCAATCACCTGGTCATCATCCCGCACGGAGAGCTGAGTCTGTTGCCGTTCCAGGTGCTCGAGGATCCGTCGAACGGATCGTATCTCGGCGAGCGGTACGCAATTTCTTATGCGCCTAGCGCCACAATTTTATCGACGCTCGTTACGCACCCGAACGTCAAGGAGGGCAAGCTGCTGGGTGTGGAGGGGCCTGGAATTCCAAACGCTCCGCAGGAAGTGAGCCACATCGCTGCGCTCTATCCCGGACGACACCTCGTCGTTGATGCGGAATCTGCAACGAAAGAACGCGTTTCGAGCTTGGTGGGCGGGTACAGCCTGATTCATTTTTCCGTGCATGGCCAGTTCGATGCTTCCGATCCGATGCTGTCCTTCTTACTGTTGACGCCCGGTTCGTCCGCTGAGAACGGCCGCCTTACTGCAGCCGAAATGTTCGCTTTGCCGCTGCAGCGCAACAGTCTGGTCGTGCTTAGCGCGTGCGAGACGGGGCAGGTCGTAGTGACGAGTTCGAACGAGACCCTGGGTATGATACAGGCGCTGCTCTACGCCGGAGCCACGAACGTTGTGCTTTCCGACTGGGCCGTCAACGACGAGTCCACTCAAATTTGGATGGAAACGTTCTACCGACAAGCTCAGACGCATCCGGCACCCGAGGCAGCGAGGCTCGCCCTAATTGCGGTGCGCAAGAAACCAGAGTTCCACAGCCCCTTCTTCTGGGGTCCGTTCGTGATGACGGGAAAGTAG
- a CDS encoding adenylate/guanylate cyclase domain-containing protein, producing the protein MVSRTLTFLFTDIEGSTQRWGQDRDAMAAALSRHDALMRAAIGAHGGEVFKTVGDAFYAVFATAPAAVAAAIDAQHALAAEDFSAIGGVFVRMALHTGAPQERDGDYFGPTVNRVARLLAIGHGEQVLISSATVALLEGEMPALTGLLDLGAHRLKDLARAEHVYQLLAPGLRESFPPLRSLDALPNNLPPQITSFVGRDGDVREIKSLLQNDRLVTLVGTGGAGKTRCAIQAGAELLDAFADGVWLVELASISDQSSVAPAIAHALNVRESHNQPLLDTLLAHLKPRRLLLILDNCEHVIDGVRDAAGAILRACPEVRILATSRESLNIAGEHVFRLPSLAVPPVDETMTAGSARPYGAVALFADRAAASDSRFELTDANAAVVTEISRRLDGIPLAIELAAARIKVLSPQQLLQKLDERFRVLTGGDRGALPRHQTMRALIDWSYDLLSEQERTLFRKLAIFAGGFTLETTSAVCGDEAVDEIAVLELLTSLVDKSLVQTEPSGSVTRYRLLESTRQYAREKLAENGEDAAAARAHAAAFLDLADRLEKAYDTTADDKWFVQVEPEIENWHAALEWALTARHDALLGQRLAAALTRGWAFLLASEGRRWIDAAQACIDETTPQDVIAELELCESQLDGVLGLHKASYHAAARALERYRALGDPRGIPRAQRHVGRGLLLEGRIAEAEALLREALAAFRAEGSETLVGLSLENLAIVSMARGDVAGARAHSFEALAIFRAGGAERYAASVAANLAEAEFSAGNAEAALQVANEALDGVVRAGYTQRVAFLMCNVAAYLIALGRYEEALTPARDALRLARDAHYDVAVAWALQHLAAVAALRPSDGAERMREDRSRAARVLAYIDGRLTKLDAVREYTEQQEYDKMVIALSAVLCEDELATLREEGNLLTEERAVEEALSI; encoded by the coding sequence ATGGTCAGCCGGACTCTGACCTTTCTGTTTACCGACATCGAGGGCAGCACGCAGCGCTGGGGGCAGGATCGCGACGCGATGGCCGCCGCGCTGAGCCGCCACGACGCTTTGATGCGCGCGGCCATCGGCGCGCACGGCGGCGAGGTCTTCAAGACGGTCGGCGATGCCTTCTACGCCGTCTTCGCAACGGCGCCGGCCGCGGTCGCGGCGGCGATCGACGCGCAACACGCGCTGGCCGCGGAAGATTTCTCGGCGATCGGCGGCGTGTTCGTGCGCATGGCGCTGCACACGGGAGCGCCGCAGGAGCGCGACGGCGACTACTTCGGCCCGACGGTCAACCGCGTCGCGCGCCTTCTGGCGATCGGCCACGGCGAGCAGGTCTTGATCTCGAGCGCCACCGTGGCGCTGCTCGAAGGCGAGATGCCGGCGCTGACCGGCCTGCTCGATCTCGGCGCGCACCGGCTTAAGGACCTCGCGCGCGCGGAGCACGTCTATCAGCTCCTCGCGCCCGGCCTGCGCGAATCGTTTCCGCCGCTACGCTCGCTGGACGCGCTGCCTAACAACCTGCCGCCGCAGATCACGTCGTTCGTCGGCCGCGACGGCGACGTGCGCGAGATCAAGTCGCTGCTCCAGAACGACCGTCTGGTGACGCTCGTCGGCACGGGCGGTGCGGGTAAGACGCGCTGCGCGATTCAGGCGGGTGCGGAGCTGCTCGACGCGTTCGCTGACGGCGTTTGGCTCGTCGAGCTCGCGAGCATCTCCGACCAGTCATCGGTTGCGCCGGCGATCGCGCACGCGCTGAACGTACGCGAGTCGCACAACCAGCCGCTCCTGGATACGTTGCTCGCCCACCTCAAGCCGCGCCGCCTGCTGTTGATCCTCGATAACTGCGAGCACGTCATCGACGGCGTCCGCGACGCTGCCGGCGCGATCCTGCGTGCGTGCCCCGAAGTTCGCATCCTGGCGACGAGCCGCGAGAGCCTGAACATCGCCGGCGAGCACGTCTTTCGGCTTCCGTCGCTCGCGGTGCCGCCCGTCGACGAAACGATGACCGCCGGGTCGGCGCGCCCCTACGGAGCCGTCGCGCTCTTCGCGGACCGCGCCGCGGCGTCCGATTCGCGCTTCGAGCTCACCGATGCGAATGCCGCGGTCGTCACGGAGATCTCGCGACGCCTCGACGGCATACCGCTCGCCATCGAGCTCGCCGCGGCCCGAATCAAAGTGCTGTCGCCGCAGCAGCTGTTGCAAAAGCTCGACGAGCGCTTCCGCGTGCTCACCGGCGGCGACCGCGGCGCGCTGCCACGGCATCAAACGATGCGAGCCCTGATCGACTGGAGCTACGACCTGCTCTCGGAGCAGGAGCGCACGCTCTTCCGCAAGCTCGCGATCTTCGCCGGTGGATTCACACTGGAGACCACGAGTGCCGTCTGTGGAGACGAAGCGGTCGACGAGATCGCCGTGCTCGAGCTGCTGACCTCGCTGGTCGACAAGTCTCTCGTACAAACGGAGCCCAGCGGAAGCGTGACGCGCTATCGCCTGCTCGAATCGACGCGCCAGTACGCGCGCGAGAAGCTCGCCGAAAACGGAGAGGACGCGGCCGCCGCGCGCGCGCACGCCGCGGCGTTTCTCGATCTCGCGGATCGGCTCGAAAAAGCGTACGACACGACGGCCGACGACAAGTGGTTCGTCCAGGTCGAGCCGGAGATCGAGAACTGGCACGCCGCGCTGGAGTGGGCGCTGACGGCCCGACACGATGCGCTGCTCGGACAGAGGCTCGCCGCCGCGCTCACGCGGGGCTGGGCGTTTTTGCTTGCGTCCGAGGGGCGGCGCTGGATCGACGCGGCGCAGGCCTGCATTGACGAGACGACGCCGCAAGACGTGATCGCAGAGCTCGAACTCTGCGAGTCGCAGCTCGACGGCGTGCTCGGGCTGCACAAGGCGAGCTATCACGCCGCCGCGCGCGCGCTGGAGCGCTATCGCGCGCTCGGCGATCCGCGGGGCATCCCGCGGGCTCAACGCCACGTCGGCCGGGGGTTGCTCCTAGAGGGGCGAATTGCCGAGGCCGAGGCGCTGCTGCGCGAGGCGCTCGCAGCGTTTCGCGCAGAGGGCTCCGAGACGCTCGTCGGCCTGTCGCTAGAGAATCTCGCGATCGTGTCCATGGCGCGTGGCGACGTCGCCGGCGCGCGGGCACACTCTTTCGAAGCCCTCGCGATCTTTCGAGCCGGCGGGGCGGAGCGGTACGCGGCGTCGGTTGCCGCGAACCTCGCCGAGGCGGAGTTTAGCGCCGGAAACGCGGAGGCGGCGCTGCAGGTCGCAAACGAGGCCCTCGACGGCGTCGTCCGAGCAGGATATACGCAGCGCGTCGCTTTTTTGATGTGCAACGTCGCCGCGTACCTGATCGCACTAGGGCGCTACGAGGAAGCGCTCACGCCGGCACGCGACGCGCTGCGGCTCGCGCGCGACGCGCATTACGACGTCGCCGTCGCCTGGGCGCTGCAGCATCTGGCGGCCGTTGCCGCGCTTCGCCCGAGCGATGGCGCGGAGCGCATGCGCGAGGATCGGAGCCGCGCGGCCCGCGTCCTCGCCTATATCGACGGCCGCCTCACGAAACTCGACGCGGTGCGCGAGTACACCGAGCAGCAGGAATACGATAAGATGGTCATAGCCCTGAGCGCCGTATTGTGCGAAGACGAGCTGGCGACGCTGAGAGAAGAAGGCAATTTGCTGACCGAGGAGCGTGCGGTAGAGGAGGCGCTGTCGATATGA